A window of Deltaproteobacteria bacterium GWA2_45_12 contains these coding sequences:
- a CDS encoding nitrite reductase, copper-containing, whose protein sequence is MKKPFTILGSLALLLAIAGCSSGSRQETGGSAKGDFGPPKGEPIEAILTDAPNVPPPIKRDHPAKVIVHLEVKEVNLPISDGVEYTFWTFGGKVPGKFIRVRQGDTVEFHLQNHPSSKMPHNIDLHAVTGPGGGAASSFTAPGHESQFTFKALNQGLYVYHCATAPVGMHIANGMYGLILVEPPQGLPPVDKEYYVMQGDFYTVGKYREKGHQPFDMQKAIEENATYVLFNGAEGSLVGDKALKAKVGETVRLFVGNGGPNLVSSFHVIGEVFDKVYNEGGTHYQENVQTTLVPAGGSSIVEYKTEVPGTYILVDHSIFRTFNKGALGMMKIDGPDNKAVYSGKEVDSVYLADMAEPTKAVAKAAEASEKGTLTKEMQIAAGKNLFMGNCSICHQVNGEGLPAVFPPLAGSDIVNGDKQRLIGIPLNGLTGPIKVNGKEYNSVMPPMSQLNDDEIANILTYVLNSWGNRGGQVSTNEVKAVRENTERPPGAAK, encoded by the coding sequence ATGAAGAAACCATTTACTATTTTAGGGAGCTTGGCATTGTTACTGGCGATTGCCGGTTGCAGTTCTGGCTCACGTCAAGAAACAGGAGGATCCGCAAAAGGTGATTTTGGGCCACCCAAAGGGGAACCCATCGAAGCCATTCTCACCGATGCACCCAATGTTCCTCCGCCCATTAAACGGGATCACCCGGCCAAAGTGATTGTCCATTTGGAAGTCAAAGAGGTCAATCTCCCCATTTCCGATGGCGTGGAATATACCTTTTGGACTTTTGGTGGAAAAGTACCGGGAAAATTCATCCGCGTACGCCAGGGAGACACCGTTGAGTTCCATCTTCAAAATCATCCCTCCAGCAAAATGCCACACAATATTGACTTGCACGCCGTCACCGGCCCCGGTGGTGGTGCGGCCAGTTCTTTTACGGCTCCTGGGCATGAATCGCAGTTTACTTTTAAAGCCTTAAATCAAGGTTTATATGTCTATCACTGTGCCACAGCCCCCGTGGGCATGCACATCGCCAATGGAATGTACGGTTTGATTTTGGTTGAACCCCCGCAAGGACTTCCCCCGGTGGATAAGGAATATTACGTGATGCAGGGTGATTTCTACACCGTGGGCAAGTACCGCGAAAAAGGTCATCAACCCTTCGACATGCAAAAAGCCATTGAAGAAAACGCCACCTATGTTCTTTTTAACGGAGCTGAAGGTTCGCTTGTGGGAGACAAGGCCCTTAAAGCCAAAGTGGGCGAAACCGTCCGCCTCTTTGTCGGAAACGGGGGCCCCAATCTGGTCAGCAGCTTCCACGTCATTGGCGAGGTGTTTGACAAGGTTTACAACGAAGGCGGAACCCATTATCAGGAAAATGTGCAGACAACTCTGGTGCCCGCGGGGGGTTCATCCATTGTTGAATACAAAACCGAAGTCCCCGGAACTTATATTCTGGTCGACCATTCCATTTTCCGCACCTTCAACAAAGGCGCCCTGGGCATGATGAAAATCGATGGCCCGGATAACAAGGCCGTTTATTCAGGCAAGGAAGTTGATTCCGTTTATCTGGCGGATATGGCCGAACCCACAAAAGCTGTGGCCAAGGCGGCTGAAGCCTCTGAAAAGGGAACCCTTACCAAAGAAATGCAAATTGCCGCTGGCAAAAACCTGTTCATGGGCAATTGCTCCATATGCCATCAGGTTAATGGAGAAGGATTACCCGCCGTATTTCCCCCATTGGCAGGTTCAGATATCGTCAATGGTGACAAGCAAAGGTTGATTGGTATCCCCTTAAACGGATTAACCGGACCTATCAAAGTCAATGGTAAGGAATATAACTCGGTCATGCCCCCGATGAGTCAGTTAAACGATGATGAAATTGCCAATATTCTTACCTATGTTCTTAATTCATGGGGGAATCGGGGTGGCCAAGTTTCAACCAATGAGGTAAAAGCGGTGCGTGAAAACACCGAGCGGCCCCCGGGAGCAGCAAAATAA